The Microterricola viridarii genome segment TGAACGGCAGCTGGCCGTGCGGGTTCGAGAGCAGCACGATCGCCTGCCGCGCAGCCTCGATGGCGAGCTCATGCGCGTCGTCGTGGTCGACGACATCGCTGGTCTTCTGCCGCGTCCGTTCGATCAGTGTGAGGACCTCGCGCACACGCTCGTCGAGGATCTTCTCATCGAGTGAGCCGTCCTCGACTGCTCGGACGATCTCCAGGTCCGTGACCCCGTCCGTCGAGGGCATCTCGAGCGCGTTGCCGGCTCGGAGCCCGGCGACTCGGTCGTTGTTGCCGCCCCAGTCCGTGACCACCAAGCCGTCGAAGCCCCACCGCCGCCGGAGCACGTCGAGCATCAGCGGCTCGTTCTCGTTGGCGTAGGTCCCATTGACCCGGTTGTACGAGCTCATCACCGTCCAGGCACGGCCCTCGGTGATCGCGATCCGGAAGCCTTCGAGGTAGATCTCGTGCAGCGCCCGCTCGTCGACGATTTCGTCGATCGACATGCGATGGGTCTCCTGGCTGTTCACCGCGAAGTGTTTGACAGAGGCCGCGACGCCGTGTGACTGGATGCCGCGGATGAAGGCCGCGGCAAGCTTGCCGGAGAGCAGCGGATCCTCCGAGTAGTACTCAAAATTGCGCCCGCCGAGCGGGTTGCGCTTGATGTTCAGCCCGGGGCCCAGCAGCACGCTGACCTGCTCGGCAGCGGCCTCGGCACCGAGCGCGGCACCGACCCGCTCCAGAAGCCGCACGTCCCAGCTGTTCGCGAGGTGTGATGCCGTCGGGAAGCTCGTGGCCGGGATGCTGGCGTTGAGGCCGAGATGATCGGCAGCACCGCCTTGCTTGCGCAAGCCGTGCGGCCCGTCCGTCAACATGATCGAGGGCACACCGAGCCGGGCGATGGGCTTGGTGTTCCAGAAGTTCGCGCCAGACATCAACGATGCCTTCTCGAGCAGCGTCATCTGCTCGACCAGCTCGAGGCTCACGGGGGCGGACCCTGACTGCGGCGGGTCGTTCGGTATTGTCATGCGGCTTTCCGACGTCGGAGGGGGCAAGAGGGGCAGATTTCTCACGAACACGGCAACGCCGGCGAGGCCCGCGGCGTCGAGTGCCGGGCACACCTGAGATCATCAATGTGGCCCGCAAATCAAACTGTACCTGAAATTCCACCATGTGGTGGATATACGAGGAGTCGCTCGTGCCCGAGCAAGCTGAAGTGTCCCCGCGAAGCGGCGGATACGCCACCGGTCGCGCCACCAAGAAGGCGATCGTCGCGAGCGCCGCGCACGCCTTCGCGCAGAAGGGCTTCTATGGCGCGTCGTTGCGAAGCATCGCGCGCGAGGCGGGCGTCGACCACTCGACGCTGCTGCACCACTTCGGCAACAAGACGAACCTGATGCTCGCCGTGGTCGGCTGGCATGACCAGCAGCAGTTCCTCTCCGAACTCCCCGTTCGAATGAGCGCCCAGGGCCTCGTCGACGCCTTCGTGAGCACGGCAGAGAGCAACGTGAGCGCGCCAGGACTCGTGCAACTGCTGTCGATGCTCACCGCGGAGGCCGGCGCGGAGGGGCATCCTGCGCGCGCCGTCCTGCAGCGCCGGCACGACCGGCTGATCAGCCTGCTCGCCTGGACGATCAAGCGGCAACGCAACCGCCTGAGCATCGAGGACGAGTTGAGTCCGGAGCAGCGCGCGGCGCTCGTCATTGCGACCTGGGACGGGCTGCAGCTCTTCGACGCCCTGCATCCAGGCGTTCTCGATGTTCCGGCGCTGGTCGGCCGCGAGCTCCGCCTCGCGTTTGGCCTGCAGTAGCAGCGGCAGAACCGGGAGCTGCTGGCCGTCGCAGCCCGCTCGCGACGGCTGCTTAGCTCGGGGCGAGGTCCGCGAAGCGCGAGAAGTGGCCGTGGAAGGCGACAGGAACAGTACGCGTCGGGCCGTTGCGGTGCTTGGCGACGATCAGGTCGGCTTCGCCGGCGCGCGGGCTCTCCTTGTCGTAGACAGCTTCGCGGTGCAACAAGATCACCATGTCGGCATCCTGCTCAATCGAGCCCGACTCGCGCAGGTCGCTGATCGCGGGCATCTTGTCGGCACGCTGCTCGGAACCACGGTTCAGCTGGGACAGCGCGATGACCGGCACCTGCAGCTCCTTGGCCATGAGCTTGAGCGCGCGCGAGAACTCCGAGACCTCCTGCTGGCGGCTCTCGACGCGCTTGCCCGAGGTCATCAGCTGCAGGTAGTCGATGACGACCATCTTGAGGCCGACGCGCTGCTTGAGTCGGCGGCACTTGGCGCGAATCTCAACCAGGGTCATGTTGGGGGAGTCGTCGATGTAGAGCGGAGCATCGTTGATTCGACCGCTGACCTGCGCGATGGTTGTCCAGTCGCGAGACTCAATCTTTCCCTTGCGCATGCTCTGCAGAGGCACGGATGACTCGGCGGAGAGCAGGCGCATGGCGATCTCGGCTCGGCCCATTTCGAGCGAGAAGAAGATCGAGGGCATGTTGTGGCCGATCGACGCGGAACGCGCGAAATCGAGAGCCAAGGTCGACTTACCCACAGCAGGTCGCGCTGCGACAATGATCATCTGACC includes the following:
- the dnaB gene encoding replicative DNA helicase, translated to MSIAHLGLSDSPEPQRAERADRTPPHDLLAEQSALGGMLLSKDAVADVVETLRGPDFYIPKHELVFDAILSLYSRGEPTDVIAVSDELTKQGELARAGGADYLHSLTSMVPTAANAGYYGSIVAERALLRRLVEAGTRIVQMGYSGEGEVLDLVNNAQAEIYSVTGSTETEDYVPLTDAVSAAMEEIEAASHKDGSMTGVPTGFVDLDELTNGFHPGQMIIVAARPAVGKSTLALDFARSASIGHNMPSIFFSLEMGRAEIAMRLLSAESSVPLQSMRKGKIESRDWTTIAQVSGRINDAPLYIDDSPNMTLVEIRAKCRRLKQRVGLKMVVIDYLQLMTSGKRVESRQQEVSEFSRALKLMAKELQVPVIALSQLNRGSEQRADKMPAISDLRESGSIEQDADMVILLHREAVYDKESPRAGEADLIVAKHRNGPTRTVPVAFHGHFSRFADLAPS
- a CDS encoding TetR/AcrR family transcriptional regulator; protein product: MPEQAEVSPRSGGYATGRATKKAIVASAAHAFAQKGFYGASLRSIAREAGVDHSTLLHHFGNKTNLMLAVVGWHDQQQFLSELPVRMSAQGLVDAFVSTAESNVSAPGLVQLLSMLTAEAGAEGHPARAVLQRRHDRLISLLAWTIKRQRNRLSIEDELSPEQRAALVIATWDGLQLFDALHPGVLDVPALVGRELRLAFGLQ